One segment of Streptomyces sp. NBC_00576 DNA contains the following:
- a CDS encoding helix-turn-helix transcriptional regulator, which translates to MSTPTRRRRAPKDELLPLSDVLVELGISRPTWYRWRDRGFGPEARRTQSGRICVRRSALDAFKDEMEIA; encoded by the coding sequence ATGAGCACCCCCACCCGCCGGCGCCGCGCGCCGAAAGACGAACTGCTGCCCCTGAGTGACGTCCTGGTGGAACTCGGCATCAGCCGCCCGACCTGGTACCGGTGGCGTGATCGCGGTTTCGGGCCGGAAGCGCGCCGTACGCAGTCAGGCCGCATCTGTGTGCGCCGAAGTGCCCTGGACGCGTTCAAAGACGAAATGGAAATTGCGTGA